The Streptomyces sp. V3I7 genome segment GGCCGCTGGCTGGAGGCGTCGCCGCTGCTGGTGCTGGATCCGCGGGTCCTGGACAAGCACCTGGACCGCTACCGCAAGGGGTCCCGCACGCTGACCGCCCTGTGCGCGCACTACGGCGTCACACTGGACAGCGCGCACGACGCGGCCTCCGACGCACAGGCGGCGCTGGATGTCGTACGTGCTCTGGGGCGCCGCTTCGCCACCCGGCTGGAGCGCCTGTCCCCCGCCGAGCTGCACTCACTGCAGACGACGTGGCACGCGGCGCAGGCGCGCGGGCTGGAGGCCTGGTTCGCGCGGAGCGGCTCGGCGGAGGCGGTGGATCCGGCGTGGCCGCTGCGTCCGGGGATGCCCGCGGCGGCATGACAAAGGCCAGCCCGCGAGCTGCGGACCGGCCTTTCCCGGTGGGCGATACTGGGTTCGAACCAGTGACCTCTTCGGTGTGAACGAAGCGCTCTCCCACTGAGCTAATCGCCCGGGAACGCAGTGAACAATACAGGCCCCGGCGGGCTTCCTCCAAACCGCTCCCCCGGACACCCCTCCGGGCGGCCGCGGCGGGCCGGGGACGGTGGGCGGCGGGGATCTGAGTACGCGTACTCATGGCAGGCGACGTGACGCGGGCCACACTCCAAGGGGGTGGGCGCCGCCGCCCGTGCGGCGGCGCTCATTCATGCCGCATTCCCTATGAAGTGACTGCGGCTCAGTTTGCGGGTCGTTACGGGTGACTTGAGAGGGGCGAAAAACGTCCGCTGTCACGCTTGCGAAGAAATCCGGCAGCATTCCGAAATATTCCGGAGGATTTCCACCGGCGGCTCCCACCGGAAAGCCCAGAGATAACGGACCGTCACCTTCCACCCCGGCCGGGGCACCCCGGATGCGACGACGGCCCGTCCGCGATCTGATCGCGGACGGGCCGTCGTGTTCCGGGTGGGCGATACTGGGTTCGAACCAGTGACCTCTTCGGTGTGAACGAAGCGCTCTCCCACTGAGCTAATCGCCCGGGCACAGG includes the following:
- a CDS encoding 3'-5' exonuclease — encoded protein: MTSWYEGPLAAFDTETTGVDVETDRIVSAAVVVQDAPDTRPRVTRWLVNPGVPVPEAATAVHGLTEEHLQRLGRWPAPVMYEIAEELAEQAAMRRPLVVMNAPFDLTLLDRELRRHRASPLGRWLEASPLLVLDPRVLDKHLDRYRKGSRTLTALCAHYGVTLDSAHDAASDAQAALDVVRALGRRFATRLERLSPAELHSLQTTWHAAQARGLEAWFARSGSAEAVDPAWPLRPGMPAAA